CCGGGGGTCGGCTTGGGCTTCGCGTAAGGCAGCCCGGATGCCCTCGAGGTCTTCCCCATGCACACCAGGCACCACATGCCAGCCATAGGCCTCGTAGCGCTTCAGGCGGTCTTCGGTAAAAGCCAGCTCGGTGCTGCCGTCAATGGAAATTTCATTGTCGTCGTAAAGCACAATCAGCTTGCCCAGCCGCAAATGCCCGGCCAGCGAGGAGGCCTCCCCACTCACCCCCTCCATCAAGTCGCCATCGGAAGCAATCACATAGGTGTAATGCTCGGCAATTTCGCCAAACTCGGCCACCAGCTTGCGCTCGGCAATGGCTATACCCACCGCGGTCGCAATGCCCTGCCCCAAGGGGCCGGTGGTCACCTCCACCCCAGGGGTGTGGCCGTACTCGGGATGACCGGGGGTCTTGGAATCCCACTGGCGGAAGCGCTTGAGTTCTTCCAGGGGCAGGTCGTAGCCGCTCAGGTGCAGCAGCGCATACAGCAACATCGAGCCATGGCCCGCCGAAAGCACGAAGCGGTCACGCGCGGGCCAGCCAGGGTCTTTGGGGTTGTGCTTTAGAAACTCCGTCCAGAGCACATAAGCCGCTGGGGCCATGCCCATCGGCATCCCCGGGTGGCCCGATTTGGCCTGCTCGACGGCATCCAGGGCCAGCATTCGAATGGCATCAATCGAGAGTTTTGCAATGGGGGGTATCTGGGTCATACCCCGCAATCATACCGCCTCGTTATGTGCTGGCCACCTAGCCAAAAATTGGCTTGATGATGCTCCAAATGCTTGCAGACACCGTCGCACGCCTAGTGGTTCGAGAAAGCCTACCGGGGCTGCTATCTATCACTGAAAAACGATGTGGATGTATTCGCGTGTTCAACCCCGAACCGGGACATTCCTCCCTAGGACACATGTCCTCTAACCGGATTCTTAGACTTCCTCAAAGGGGGAAGCAACCTATGGAAGAAAAAGAACAAAAACCCATTGGCGCCTTGTTTGTAGTTGGTGTGGTCACGGTTTTTATCCTGGCCTTTTGGTTTTTCCACTTCTACATGTACCTTGCGAGGGGATAGCACATGGAACACCAGGAACACATCATCGAGCGCTACGAGCGGGCCTGGATCTTCTTCGGCCTGGCCATGATTACGGTTTTCATCATTCTGGTGGGCTATTTGATGCTCACCATGGGCAACACCAACCCGGTGCGGGCCGACCGAATCGATGCCACCAAGGTACGCACCGAGGGCAACTTTGCCAACCCCCGCGTCGAACAGGTCGGCAACGAGTACGTTGCGTATGTACAGGCCTTTGCCTTTGGCTACCTGCCGGCTGAAATGCGCTTTAAAGTGGGTAAGAAAGTTACCTTCTACGTCACTTCGCCCGACGTGCAGCACAGCTTCCACGTACACAACACCAACATCAACGTACAGGTGATCCCTGGGGAAGTCGCTAAGGTGAGCTATACCTTCACCAAGCCCGGTGAGTACCCCATCATCTGCAACGAATACTGCGGCATCGGCCACGCCAACATGATCAGCAAACTCATTGTGGAACCGTAAAAAGGAGTGCTCAATGGCGGTCAAAACCCTGTCCAACTACGATGCCTACGCATCTGCACCCGAAAAGAAGTATGCCCTTTACATGATGATGCTGGGCTTTGCAGCCCTAGCCCTGGGCACGTTTTTTGGTCCCCTCCAGGCCTTCAACTACGGCGGTCTGGATCTGTACCCCCTGCTTAAACCTGTCTTCCAAAGCTACTATCAAGGCCTCACTCTGCATGGGGTGTTGAACGCGATCATCTTTACCCAGCTTTTCGCTCAGACCATCATGGTCTACTTGCCTGCACGCGAGTTAGGCTTGCAGCCAAATATGAAGCTGGCCTGGGTCTCCTTCTGGATGGCCTTGGGTGGGCTGCTCATCGCTGCTATACCCCTTTTGCTCAACGAGGCCTCGGTGCTTTACACCTTCTACGCGCCACTCAAGGCTAACTGGGCCTTCTATGTCGGCGCTGCCATTTTTGTGCTCTCGAGCTACGTCAGCATCTACCTAGTCATTGATATGTGGATGCGCTGGCGCAGGGCCAATCCAGGAAAAATCACGCCTCTTGCCACCTTCATGGCCGTAACCTTTTGGCTCATGTGGTTCTTGGCCAGCTTAGGTCTGGTGGTGGAGGCTTTGTTCCTAATCGCCTGGTCTTTGGGGCTGGTAGCTGGTGTAGACCCGCTTCTGATGCGCACTTTGTTCTGGTATACAGGCCACCCCATCGTGTACTTCTGGTTGTTGCCGGCCTATACCCTGGCCTACGTGACCCTGCCCAAACTGGCCGGCGGCAAGCTGGTCTCCGACCCCTTGTCCAGGCTGGTTTTTATCCTGTTCTTGCTGTTCTCGGTACCGGTGGGCTTCCACCACCAGTTCGCCGACCCCGGCATCGCCCCCTACTGGAAAATGATCCACACCGTCCTGACCATGTTCGTAGCGGTTCCCAGCCTCATCACCGCTTTTACCATTGCAGCTTCACTAGAGGTCGCGGGTCGGGCCAACGGTGGCAAGGGTCTGTTGGGTTGGATTCGCGCACTGCCATGGAACAACCCCACAGTTCTGGCCTTCCTGCTCGGCTTTCTGGCCTTCATTCCCGGCGGGGCCGGCGGTATGGTCAACGCCAGCTTTAACCTGAACCAAAATGTGCACAACACCGTCTGGATTCCTGGCCACTTCCACCTGCAAGTGGGCACCCTGGTCACCATGGCGGCCATGGGCACGGCCTTCTGGTTGATTCCCCACCTGACCGGCAAACCTTTGGTAGCCAGAGGAATGGCCCTGGCCTCACAGTGGCTGTGGTTCCTGGGCATGTTCATCATGACCTTTGCTCTGCACTGGATGGGCTTCCTCTATGCCATCCCCCGCCGTGCCCACATCTCCGGCAGCCCCATCGCCATGGAGGCCTACAAAGAAAGCTCGGCCTGGATGGTGCTCAACATCGTATCGGGGGTCATTTTGCTTGTGGCGGCCATCCTGTTCTTCTACGTGATTTTTGCCACGGCCCTGCAAAACCGCCGCGAGCCCGGCCAGGTTCTCGCCGAGGTACCCTTCACCGCGGTGATGTCTAAACCTGAGGGCAGCGGGCTCGCGCAGCTCACCGAGCGGGTCTGGTTCTGGTTTGGCATTGCGGTGGTGCTGGTGGTGCTGGCCTATGGCCCAGTGCTCTTCCAGATGTTCACCAACATGAACCCCGTGCCAGGCCAACGGCTCTGGTAGCTTCCCCCCCAAGGAATACCCCCTGGACTAAGCCAGGGGGTATTCCTTGCTATGGGTCAAAGGGTAGATTGTAGGCGATGAAGAAGCTGCCCCCTGAAGTTTATGTTTTAGGAACGGTAAGCCTTTTTACGGATATAGCCTCAGAGATGGTCTATCCACTTCTCCCGCTTTTTCTCACCGGGGTATTGGGCGCTTCCACCACGGTCGTGGGTTTGGTCGAAGGCATTGCCGAAGCCACCGCCAGCCTGTTCAAGGTGGCAGGGGGGCGCATTTCCGACCGAATAGCGGCGCGAAAGCCACTCATTTTGCTGGGCTATGGCTTCCCGGCCCTGCTGCGGCCTGTGCTGGCCCTGGCAATGGCCCCCTGGCAGGTGCTGGCCTATCGCTTTTTAGACCGTGTGGGCAAGGGTCTTCGCACGGCTCCCAGGGACGCCTTGATAGCAGAGGTGGCCAGCCAGGATAGCTACGGGCGCGCCTATGGGTTCCACCGCGCCATGGACAGCCTGGGCGCTACCATCGGGCCCCTGCTGGCTTTTTTGCTGCTGCCGTTGTTGGACTTTCGCGGGGTGTTCTGGGTTTCGGCCATTCCGGCCCTTTTGGCCACCCTGGTCATTGTTTTCTTTTTGCGCGAAAAGCGCGGCCTGGCCAAACCGTTACCTCCCCTTCGACTTTCGACCTTTTCGCTCCGATACCGTTGGTTTTTGCTGGTAACGGGGGTGGCTACGCTGGGGCTTTCCTCCAATGCTTTCCTAATTTTGCGTTTGAATGATTTAGGGCTAAGTGCGGCCCAAGCCACCCTGGTTTACACCGCCTATAACCTGCTGTATGCCCTTATGGCCTATCCGCTGGGAACACTGGCCGACCGGGTGGGGGCTAAAGCTCTGGTAATGCTAGGTTTCTTGACCTACGCCCTGGTCTACCTGGGGTTCGGGCTAAGTAGCACTGGCTGGCAGGGAATTCTTCTATTTTTGCTGTATGCCCTGTACAGCGCGGCCTTCGAAGGTAGCAGCCGGGCTTATCTGGCCCAGGTTATTCCAGCAACCGAGAAGGCCAGCGCCATTGGGCTATACCATACCTTAGTGGGCGTACTGTTGTTTCCTGCCAGCGCTATTTTTGGCTTCCTGTGGCAACATTTTGGTTCCAGCGTAGCTTTTTTTACCGGAGCCGCCCTAGCCCTCTCGGCACTGGTGTTGTTCTGGCTTGACCCTACCTCCAAGCGCAGCTATACTCCATAGCTGGCCCCTCTTATGGGCCAGGAGGAAGCCCCGGTTCACAGACTGCGGCTCACCCGACAAGGAGATACCGATGCCATTCACAAGAGAAGAAAAAGCCAGCGTTATCGAAAAGCACGCCCACAAGCCCGGCGATACCGGTTCCACCGAGGTTCAGGTAGCCCTGCTCACCGAGCGGATCAACCGTCTTTCGGCCCACCTCACGGCCAACAAGAATGACGTTGCAGCCAAGCGGGGGCTTTTGACTATGGTGGGCCAGCGCAAGCGGCTTCTGGGCTACCTGGAGAGCAAGGACAAGGCCCGCTACAAGGCGCTAATCGAAAAGCTTGGGCTGCGTAAATAACATAGAATCTCCGGGGGCAGCCCCGGATGTTCTCTTTCGTGTACAATATGTTGGACTCGGTAAGCGGGGCCGGGGGTTTGGCTCCGCTCAAACCTTAAAACATGCTTTCTTTGTTTTGGGCTCAATTACAAACTATCGTCTGGAATATGTCCCACCCCGCATCTAGCCTGTTTCGCCCCCCAAACGAGTGGTGTGCGCAACTCTTCGCTCTAGAGCAGTTTTCTCGCTGGGTTGGTAGCGCATCTGGTGCTCTGCCAGCAGCAACACCGCATGCAGCGCACGCCGTCCTGGTGAAAAAGGGTGAGCTTAACACCCGCAAGGCATGGCAGGCAGGTGCAGGAATAGCCATGGCGTCGGCTCCTGGTGTTTTTAAACCGACCCATGCGTAGAACGCCAAAACGGTCTTCACAGCGTACCCAGCGCTATAACTGGGCATTTAGGAGCAGCTATGAACGAGGAAAATCCAATACCCCAAGCACGCCGCTACAGCGTAGACGTCGGGGGCCGCACGCTAACCATCGAGACCGGCAAATATGCCAAGCACGTGTCTGGCTCGGTTTGGGTTA
The Meiothermus cerbereus DSM 11376 genome window above contains:
- a CDS encoding cbb3-type cytochrome c oxidase subunit I codes for the protein MAVKTLSNYDAYASAPEKKYALYMMMLGFAALALGTFFGPLQAFNYGGLDLYPLLKPVFQSYYQGLTLHGVLNAIIFTQLFAQTIMVYLPARELGLQPNMKLAWVSFWMALGGLLIAAIPLLLNEASVLYTFYAPLKANWAFYVGAAIFVLSSYVSIYLVIDMWMRWRRANPGKITPLATFMAVTFWLMWFLASLGLVVEALFLIAWSLGLVAGVDPLLMRTLFWYTGHPIVYFWLLPAYTLAYVTLPKLAGGKLVSDPLSRLVFILFLLFSVPVGFHHQFADPGIAPYWKMIHTVLTMFVAVPSLITAFTIAASLEVAGRANGGKGLLGWIRALPWNNPTVLAFLLGFLAFIPGGAGGMVNASFNLNQNVHNTVWIPGHFHLQVGTLVTMAAMGTAFWLIPHLTGKPLVARGMALASQWLWFLGMFIMTFALHWMGFLYAIPRRAHISGSPIAMEAYKESSAWMVLNIVSGVILLVAAILFFYVIFATALQNRREPGQVLAEVPFTAVMSKPEGSGLAQLTERVWFWFGIAVVLVVLAYGPVLFQMFTNMNPVPGQRLW
- the rpsO gene encoding 30S ribosomal protein S15, with translation MPFTREEKASVIEKHAHKPGDTGSTEVQVALLTERINRLSAHLTANKNDVAAKRGLLTMVGQRKRLLGYLESKDKARYKALIEKLGLRK
- a CDS encoding cytochrome c oxidase subunit II; protein product: MEHQEHIIERYERAWIFFGLAMITVFIILVGYLMLTMGNTNPVRADRIDATKVRTEGNFANPRVEQVGNEYVAYVQAFAFGYLPAEMRFKVGKKVTFYVTSPDVQHSFHVHNTNINVQVIPGEVAKVSYTFTKPGEYPIICNEYCGIGHANMISKLIVEP
- a CDS encoding cytochrome c oxidase subunit 2A, giving the protein MEEKEQKPIGALFVVGVVTVFILAFWFFHFYMYLARG
- a CDS encoding MFS transporter — translated: MKKLPPEVYVLGTVSLFTDIASEMVYPLLPLFLTGVLGASTTVVGLVEGIAEATASLFKVAGGRISDRIAARKPLILLGYGFPALLRPVLALAMAPWQVLAYRFLDRVGKGLRTAPRDALIAEVASQDSYGRAYGFHRAMDSLGATIGPLLAFLLLPLLDFRGVFWVSAIPALLATLVIVFFLREKRGLAKPLPPLRLSTFSLRYRWFLLVTGVATLGLSSNAFLILRLNDLGLSAAQATLVYTAYNLLYALMAYPLGTLADRVGAKALVMLGFLTYALVYLGFGLSSTGWQGILLFLLYALYSAAFEGSSRAYLAQVIPATEKASAIGLYHTLVGVLLFPASAIFGFLWQHFGSSVAFFTGAALALSALVLFWLDPTSKRSYTP